The window CGGTGTCCGCGACCATGGCGATCAGGTGGCCCGCGGTGCCGAATCTGCCCAGGAGGGCGAACTCCCCCTGCGGCGGCGACGCCACGTACGCACCGCGCGTCGGGTTCCACAGGTCCACCGGGACCGGACCGAAGTCGCCACTCATCCGGGCCAGCACCACCGCGTCCCCAGACCAGGCGCGCACCACCATGGAGTTGTCCCCACCGGGCAGCGGTGCCTGGGAGACCACGTTGCCCGACGGCAGGTCGACCACGACCGCGGTCGAGACCTGGCCCGCGTTGTGCCAGTACTGGACGACGGCCCGCGTGCCGACTGGGTGCACCACGATCGCGGTGTCCGGCGCGACGCCGAGCGTGGTGCTGATGCCGTCTTCACGGACGAACTCGACGGTCTGGCTCCGCTCGCTACCGGTGTGCTGGTAGGTGACCAGCCAGCCGCCCGCGGTCCGGACAGCTTCGATGACCCGCTGGTTCGACTTGACGGGCAAGGCCACGTGACCGCCGCCCGCCCGGTGCAGCACGAGCCCGTGGATCAGGTCCACCTTGAGCCCGGCGGAGCTGGGAGCGGGCGCCACCGAGATCGGCGGCGGGTCGGCGGGCAGCGAGACGGCGGGCGGCCGCACCAGTTGCACGACGGCGAAGACGGCCGCGACCACCGCGACCACCGAAGCGGTGATCGCGGCCATCCGTCGCCGACCGCGGATCCGGCCTGCCTGAGTGATCGCCTGGTCGGCCAGGTCGGTGGTCTCCGGCACCGCCGCGACCCGGGCGGCGAGTGCGGCACGCAGGTGTTCCTCGACGTTCATCGGGTCACGCTCCCCTCGGTGGCGGCAGGCTGGACGCGGTCTCGCAGTGCGCTGATCGCGCGCGAGGTCTGGCTCTTGACGGTGCCGACGGTCACCCCGAGCGCCGCCGCAGTGGCGGCTTCGGACAGGTCGTCATGGAACCGCAGCACCACCACCGCCCGCTGCCTCGCGGGCAGCTTGCGCACCTCGGCCCACAGGTCCTGGCTCAGCGCGCTGCACTCCGCGAAGTCAGGCTGCACGATCTCGGGCAGCACTTCGGTCGGCTGCTCCCCCCGCCAGCGCCGCCGCCACCACGACGTCGCGGTGTTCACCATGATCTTGCGGACGTAGGCGTCAGCGGCGTCGTGGTCCTTGATGCGCTCCCACGCCAGGTAGGTCTTGGTCAGCGTTGTCTGCACCAGGTCCTCCGCGCTCGCCCAGTCCCCACTGAGCAGGCACGCGGTCCGCAGCAGCGCGGCCCGCCGCGTCGCCACGAACTCGTGGAACTTCTCCTCGCCGCCCACGCGGACTCCCCTCGACAGACAGGAAGACGCCCGAGGGCGCCCGGAAGGTTGTCACCACTTCCAAGGCCACACGATCGTGTCCGATGCTTATTGTTCTAGAACTCTCGACGGAACTGTGTCAGACTCTCCGCAACCGTTCTAGAACACTAGGGGTAGTTGTGGACAATTCGCTGGTCAGCGACAACCACGGCGGCATCGTGGCCGCCGCCGGGATGCGCGAACCCTCCGGCACCGGGCGGTTCGGCGACTACGGGGGCCAGTTCGTACCCGAGTCGCTGGTGCCCGCGTGCGTCGAGCTGGACCGTGAGTTCCGGCAGGCCTGGGCGGATCCGCGGTTCCGGCAGCAGCTCGAACGCCTGCTCGCGGTCTACGCCGGTCGCCCCACGGCGATGACGCCCGCCTGGCGGCTGTCGGCCGAACTCGGCATCACGCTGCTGCTCAAGCGCGAAGACCTCGCGCACACCGGGTCACACAAGATCAACAACGTGCTGGGGCAGGCGCTGCTGGCCCGGCGGATGGGCAAGACCAGGCTGATCGCCGAGACCGGCGCGGGCCAGCACGGCGTGGCCACCGCGACCGCGGCCGCGCTGCTGGGCATGTCGGCCACGGTGTTCATGGGCGAGCGCGACATCGAGCGGCAGGCGCTCAACGTGTTCCGGATGGGCATGCTCGGCGCCGAGGTCGTGCCGGTGGGTTCGGGTAGCCGCACGCTCAAGGACGCGTGCAACGAGGCCATGCGGCACTGGGTGGGCGCGGTCGACGAGGCCCACTACTGCATCGGCTCGGTCATGGGCCCGCACCCGTATCCGTGGATGGTGCGCGAGTTCCAGCGGGTGATCGGCGACGAGGCCCGCGCCCAGTGCGCCGCCGAACTGACGGCGGGAACGCCGGACTACGTCGTGGCCTGCGTCGGCGGCGGCTCGAACGCGGCGGGCACGTTCGCCGGGTTCGTCGACACCCCCGCGCGGCTGATCGGGGTCGAGGCCGAGGGCGGCGCGGCCATGACCTTCGGCGCGAACGGCGTGCTGCACGGCTATCGCTCGAAGTTCCTGCAGGACGAGCACGGCCAGGTCCGCGAGGCGCATTCCATCTCCGCGGGCCTCGACTATCCCGGGGTGGGCCCGGAGCACGCCCATCTCGCCGACCTCGGTCGCGCCCGGTACGTGACGGTGTCCGACGAGGAGGTGCTCGACGCGGTCAACCGGCTGTGCCGGGCCGAGGGCATCTTCTGCGCGCTGGAGTCCGCGCACGCGCTGGCCTGGGTGCTGCGGGCGGCGGGCTCGGCCGAACTGCCCACCGGATCGACGGTGATGCTGACGCTGTCCGGCCGCGGCGACAAGGACATGCCCGCACTCATGGAGGCGTCGTGAACACGCTCGAAGACCAGCTGCGGTCCGCGCGGGACCGGGGCCGCAAGCTGCTCGTCCCCTACGTCACCGGCGGCGTCACCGACGACTGGACGCGCTACCTCACCGCCTACCAGGACGCGGGCGCCGACGCGGTGGAGATCGGGCTGCCGTTCTCCGACCCGATGCTCGACGGCGGCACCATCCAGCAGGCCTCGGACCGCGCGCTCGCCCGCGGGACCACGGCCCACCGGATCCTCGCCGACCTCGCCGAGATCGACCTGACCGTGCCGCGCGTGGTGATGACGTACGCGAATCTCGTGCTGCGCCAAGGAGCCGAGACCTTCTGCCGCAAGCTGCGCGACGCCGGGGTCCGCGGTCTCATCGTGCCGGACCTCCAACTCGGCGAAGTGGGTGAAGTCGAAGGCGCCGCCGCGGCGGCCGGAGTGGACTTGGTGCTCCTCGCCGCGCCCTCCACCCCGCCCGCGCGGCTGCGGGAGATCGGCGCGCGCAGCCGGGGTTTCGTCTACGCCGTCAGCGTGATGGGCACGACCGGGGAACGTGACAAGTTCGCGGATTCGGGAGTCGCCCTTGCCCGGGCGCTCAAGGCCGTGACCGACCTGCCGGTGTTGCTAGGCTTCGGCGTCTCCCGCCCCGCCCACGCGGTGCAGGCGTGCCGCGCGGCCGACGGCGTGGCTGTCGGGGCGGCGCTGATGCGCCGGGTGCTCGACGGCGCGGGTCCGGCCGAGGTGGGCGCGGACGTCGACGCCATGCGCACCGAACTCGACCGGAGTGCCGATGAACCCACAGGCCCCACGTGAACCGAAGTACCACACGATCGCGGCCGACCTCGCCACGAAGATCCGCTCGGGTGAGTACCGGCCCGGCCAGGCACTGCCGTCGCAGCGGGAGCTGAGCGCGGCCTACGGCGTCACGATGATGACGCTGCGGCAGGCGCTTCGGGTGGTCGAGGACGACGGCCTGGTGTCCCAGCAGGTCGGGCGGGGAACGTTCGTCACCGAGCCGCGGGCGGCCTACCAACTCGACTCGCTGCGCGGCCTCGCCGAGGACCTCCGCGAGCAGGGCCACACCGTGCGCACCGAGGTAGTCGGCGTGCGCCCGGGCCCGGCCCCTACCGAGCTGGGCACGGACGACGCCCTGCGGATCGAGCGGGTTCGGCTGCTCGGGGGAAGGCCCGCGGTGCACCAGGTGTCGTGGGTCCGCGAGCCCTACGGGTCGATGGTCCGCGCGGTCGATTTCACGCAGGTTTCGCTCTATGCGGCGCTTTCCGAGCATGACGTGGTCGTGCACCGGGCCACCGAACGCCTGCGTCCCGCGATCCTGGACACCGCGATCGGCGACCTGTTGCGACAGCCCGCCGGTGTGCCGGTGTTCGTCAGCGACCGGGTCACGTACGGGATGGACGGTGAGCCGGTCGTCGTCGACCGGGCCACCATCCTCGGGGACGCGATGGAGGTCAGGGCCGAGCGGGCGGCCTCGGGCCTTTCCTTGCGGTGGACGAGCAACGTCGGGGCCGGACTGACCGGCGCGGAGGATTCGTGACCTCGTTGATGCGCTCATTCGGAAATCCGGTGAGCTTCGCCCTCGGTGCCGCGCTGCTTCTTCTGCTGGCGGCAACCTGGGTGTCGGCCCGCGGCGACCGAGCCCGGCGGGCGGTCTCGCCGCTCGGCGCCGCCGCGCTCGTTGTGTGGTTCTTGACGGTGTCGTACGTGGCGTTGGTGCTGCCCTGGTCGGCGGAATTGCCCGCGCGGCTGAGCCTGGTTCCGCTGATCGACACGATTCGCGGGCTCTCGTCGAATTCGGCCGAGAACGTGGCGGTCGCGACGATGGCCAATGTCGCATTGTTCGCTCCCCTGGGCGTGGTCGTGGCACTGCTTTCCGTGGCGAAGCGGGAACGCCGATTCCCCGGTGGTTGGTGGACGGCGGTCGTGGCCGGGCTGGCGGTGTCGATCGTTGTCGAGGCCGCTCAGCTCGTGCTGAACCAGGGGGCGGTCGCGGCCGACGACCTGATCGCCAACGCCTTGGGCGCGGGGTTGGGCTGGTTCGTGGTGCGAGTCAGCGACACGGGCAACCGGGCCCCGGACGACTTGACCGTTCCCGACCTGATTGGTTAGACAACTCGGGACACGTTTGCGTGGGCATCGCGGCGGGTACCAATCGGACCATGGCCGGCACGCTGGTGGACTCGGTCCGCGACAGCGGACGGTCGAGCGATGGAGGTCAGACGAGGTCGATGACCGCTTCCGAGCGTTTCGCCCATCCCGCGCTGTTCTATCGGGGCGCCGACGAGTACCTCGACGGGACGCTGCCGTTCATCCAGGCGGCGCGGGCCGCGGGCGAACCGGTCGCCGTGGCGGTGCCCGGCCCCAACCTGAAGCTCCTCCGCGACGCGCTGGGCGCCGACGCCGACGACGTGCGGATGCTCGACATGACCGAGGCGGGCCGCAACCCCGGCCGCATCATCGCGACCGTGCTGCGAGGCTTCGCCGACAGCCACCCCGACCGGCCGGTGCGGATCATCGGCGAGCCGATCTGGGCGGGCCGCTCCGACCTGGAATACCCGGCCTGCGCCCAGCACGAGGCGCTGATCAACCTGGCCTTCACCGGCCGGGACGCGACCATCCTGTGCCCGTACGACACCGAGGAGCTGGCCCCGTCGGTGATCACCGACGCCGAGGCCACCCACCCGGTCCTGATCGACGCGGCGGGCACCCGGGCGAGCACGCGGTACGCGCCCCTGGAGGTCATCGACCGGTACAACCTGCCGCTGCCCGACCTCGACCGACCGGCCGAGATCCTCGTCGAGGGCCCGGACCTGACCGGCGCCCGCCTGCTCGCCCGCGAGCGCGCCGAGCGCGCCGGTGTGGTCGCCGAACGCGTCCCCGACGTCGAGCTCGTCGTCACCGAGCTGGCCACCAACAGCCTCCTCCACGGCGGCGGGACCGCCCTCGTCCGGCTCGGCACCACCGGCCGCCACTTCGTCTGCGAGGTCCGCGACAGCGGCAAGCTCACCGACCCGCTCGCGGGCAGGCGACCGTCGTCGCCGGAGCAGGCGGGCGGCCGCGGGCTCCTGCTCATCCACCACGTCAGCGACCTCGTCCGCACCCACACCGACCCCGCGTCGACCACCATCCAGGCGCACTTCCGCATCGGCGCGTGAGCGGGCCGGGTAAACCCGCTCAGGGCCACGCCCGGTTAGGTGATGGCATGGACCGACGTGCGACCGACCACCTGACCGAGTACCTGGCCGACTTCGACGAGCCCACCGGCTATGTCGACTTCGCCCGGTTCGGCCCGCCCGGGCGCTCGGTGCTCGCCACGTCCGAGTCGCTGCTGCGGCGGGCGGCCCAGGCCGGGCCCACCACCGTGGACGAGCTGATGGCCGAGGAACCCAGGGCCAAAGCCGCGGCGGCCCGGCTCTGCGGCACCAGCCCCGACCACGTCGTGCTCGTGCCGAACACCAGCCTCGGCCTGGTCCAGGCGGCGTTCGGCTGCCAGGGGGAGGTGCTGGTCCCGGCGAGCGACTTCCCGGCCAACACCTACCCGTGGGCCCGGGCCCAGCAGGCGGGCCGGGTGAAGGTCGACTGGCTGTCCGGGCCCGCGACACCCCAGGGCATCGCGGACGCACTGACCGCGCGCACCACCGCGGTGACCGTCAGCGCCGTCGACTTCCGCACCGGGTACCACCTGGACCTGGCCGCCCTGCGCGACCTTGTGGGCGACCGGCTGCTGATCGTGGACGGCATCCAGGGCTTCGGGGCGGTCTCCTCGCAGTGGGCGGCGGCCGATGTTCTCGTCGTCGGCGGGCAGAAGTGGCTGCGCGCGGGGTGGGGGACGGGGTTCGCGGTGCTGTCGGACCGGGCGCTCGACCGGTTGGAGCCGTTGGTGTCGAGCTGGACCGGGGCGCAAGACCCGGTTCGGTTCGACGATCTCATCCACTCCCCCGCCGACGGCGCGGCGCGCTGGAACATCACCAACTTGAGCCCGATCACTTCCGGGGCCTTGGCGAGCGCGCTCGAACTGGTCGAAAGTGTTGGGGTGGAAGCCATCGCGGCTCGGATCACCTCGGGTGTCGAGGCGCTTGCCGAGGCGGTCCGGTCGGCGGGTGGGCGGATTCGCGCGCAGGGGCCCAACATCTTGACGTTCGACATGCCGGACGTAGCGGCGGCTGGGGCCGCCCTACGAGGCGCCGGGATCGCGGCGACTGTCCGTGGCGATCACATACGGCTGTCGCCGCACGCGTCCACGAGTGCCGAAACGGTCGACGCTGTTCGGGATGTGCTTGCTCGTTGACGGGTCAGCCCCGCGGGTCCGGCTGAGCGTCGGCGGGTCCATCGCCCTGGCGGGCGAGATGCTGCCGGCGACCAACTCACCGGCTGACCCGACACTCATCGCTGCCCTTTGGTGCGGTCCTCGGGCGATCATCTTGCGGGCCCTTGGAGCACAAAGGACACTCGCGGGTGGCGAGAGGAGGCCGACGTGCCTTCGCGATCGAGGAAGCCCCGTAAGGAACGGCGGGTCGAGGTCGATCCGCTCCGGTTCGTCGACGGCTGGGGCTCGGTCGTGGGCCCGCCCGCCGAAGCCGAGGCCGAGGGAATCCGGGTCGACCTGGTCCGCCCGAGCGACCTGGTCGCGCTGTCGGTCACGGCGTCCGGATGTGAGCTGATCACCGGCGGCGGCGCGCCCGCCCGGCTGCGGTCGACCGGCGATGAAGCCCGGCTCACTGTCCGGTTCGCCTTCCAGCACCTCGGCGAGCAGGCGATCTACGAGGGCTTCGTGCCGGGCAAACCCATGCTGCAGCCCGACGACCAGGGCAAGCCCGTCGCCGCGCCCGCGCACCAGCCACCGGATGAGGGGCCCGGTGTGGTGACCCAGCCGCCCGTCGGCGTCGTGCCCGCGCGATCGAGCCGACTGGTGTTCAAGGTCCCGGCGGGCGAGACCATCGAGTTCTCCACCGCGGGCATCCTCGCCGCGATGAGTCGGCTCCAACTCGCCGTGCACCCGCTCGCGCTGCCGGGGGACGCGCCCGCCAAGGGCGGCGTCGACGGGTTGTCGTCGCCGACCATCGCGCTGCCGGGCGGCCTCATCGCCGAGCTCACCGCGAACGGCGCCGTGATCTCCAAGGCGAAGCGCGCGCAAACCGTTGCGGACGTGGCATTCGAGGCCCGCGAGCTGCGTCGCGCCCGCACTGAGTTGCAGGCCCGGACCCCGACGACCCGGGCCCGCACCACGCTTCCCGACGAACGCGAGCAGCCGTCGGTGACCATCGGCGAGACCACAATCCCGGTGTCCTCGCTGTTCGGGCCGGGTGGGCTGATCCGCGACCCGATTCGGGCGCGCCGGGCGCGCCGCACGCTGAGCAGGCCGGCCGCGGCTGACGAGACCGCCATCGAGGCGCCCTACCGCCTGGTGATCTCGCCGAGCGACGAGGCGCGCTGGGCGCACGCGACCGAGCCGGTGGTCGCCGACGACGCCGCGCAGCACATCGAGTTGTGGCACAGCAGGCTCGCCATCGCCGCCGAGCGGCCGGACGGCAGCATCGTGCCCGACGAGCACAACACCAAACGCCGGGTCATCCGCGCGGTGTGGGCCCGCGACCGCGACACCGTGGGCGAGGACTGGAAGGACTCCGCCAACAATCTCGGCCACTCGACCACCGACCCGTTCCGGATGTCGCTCGACCGGGCCGACCGGCACATGCTGGTCCGCCAGACCGCCGAGACCTGGCCCGGCAGGCCGACCGAGATCGAGCCGGTGCCCGTGGGCGCGGAGGCGTTGTGGCTGTCGAGTCTCGGCGCCTGGCTGGACCTGCACGGCGCATGGACCACCAAGCCGTACTCGCGGATGCGGATGTCGTCGCTGCTGTCCTGGGACCATGTCGCGCCGATGGGC is drawn from Actinokineospora alba and contains these coding sequences:
- the trpA gene encoding tryptophan synthase subunit alpha is translated as MNTLEDQLRSARDRGRKLLVPYVTGGVTDDWTRYLTAYQDAGADAVEIGLPFSDPMLDGGTIQQASDRALARGTTAHRILADLAEIDLTVPRVVMTYANLVLRQGAETFCRKLRDAGVRGLIVPDLQLGEVGEVEGAAAAAGVDLVLLAAPSTPPARLREIGARSRGFVYAVSVMGTTGERDKFADSGVALARALKAVTDLPVLLGFGVSRPAHAVQACRAADGVAVGAALMRRVLDGAGPAEVGADVDAMRTELDRSADEPTGPT
- a CDS encoding GntR family transcriptional regulator, whose product is MNPQAPREPKYHTIAADLATKIRSGEYRPGQALPSQRELSAAYGVTMMTLRQALRVVEDDGLVSQQVGRGTFVTEPRAAYQLDSLRGLAEDLREQGHTVRTEVVGVRPGPAPTELGTDDALRIERVRLLGGRPAVHQVSWVREPYGSMVRAVDFTQVSLYAALSEHDVVVHRATERLRPAILDTAIGDLLRQPAGVPVFVSDRVTYGMDGEPVVVDRATILGDAMEVRAERAASGLSLRWTSNVGAGLTGAEDS
- a CDS encoding SigE family RNA polymerase sigma factor produces the protein MGGEEKFHEFVATRRAALLRTACLLSGDWASAEDLVQTTLTKTYLAWERIKDHDAADAYVRKIMVNTATSWWRRRWRGEQPTEVLPEIVQPDFAECSALSQDLWAEVRKLPARQRAVVVLRFHDDLSEAATAAALGVTVGTVKSQTSRAISALRDRVQPAATEGSVTR
- the trpB gene encoding tryptophan synthase subunit beta, with the protein product MREPSGTGRFGDYGGQFVPESLVPACVELDREFRQAWADPRFRQQLERLLAVYAGRPTAMTPAWRLSAELGITLLLKREDLAHTGSHKINNVLGQALLARRMGKTRLIAETGAGQHGVATATAAALLGMSATVFMGERDIERQALNVFRMGMLGAEVVPVGSGSRTLKDACNEAMRHWVGAVDEAHYCIGSVMGPHPYPWMVREFQRVIGDEARAQCAAELTAGTPDYVVACVGGGSNAAGTFAGFVDTPARLIGVEAEGGAAMTFGANGVLHGYRSKFLQDEHGQVREAHSISAGLDYPGVGPEHAHLADLGRARYVTVSDEEVLDAVNRLCRAEGIFCALESAHALAWVLRAAGSAELPTGSTVMLTLSGRGDKDMPALMEAS
- a CDS encoding VanZ family protein — its product is MTSLMRSFGNPVSFALGAALLLLLAATWVSARGDRARRAVSPLGAAALVVWFLTVSYVALVLPWSAELPARLSLVPLIDTIRGLSSNSAENVAVATMANVALFAPLGVVVALLSVAKRERRFPGGWWTAVVAGLAVSIVVEAAQLVLNQGAVAADDLIANALGAGLGWFVVRVSDTGNRAPDDLTVPDLIG
- a CDS encoding anti-sigma factor RsbA family regulatory protein, translated to MTASERFAHPALFYRGADEYLDGTLPFIQAARAAGEPVAVAVPGPNLKLLRDALGADADDVRMLDMTEAGRNPGRIIATVLRGFADSHPDRPVRIIGEPIWAGRSDLEYPACAQHEALINLAFTGRDATILCPYDTEELAPSVITDAEATHPVLIDAAGTRASTRYAPLEVIDRYNLPLPDLDRPAEILVEGPDLTGARLLARERAERAGVVAERVPDVELVVTELATNSLLHGGGTALVRLGTTGRHFVCEVRDSGKLTDPLAGRRPSSPEQAGGRGLLLIHHVSDLVRTHTDPASTTIQAHFRIGA
- a CDS encoding aminotransferase class V-fold PLP-dependent enzyme — translated: MDRRATDHLTEYLADFDEPTGYVDFARFGPPGRSVLATSESLLRRAAQAGPTTVDELMAEEPRAKAAAARLCGTSPDHVVLVPNTSLGLVQAAFGCQGEVLVPASDFPANTYPWARAQQAGRVKVDWLSGPATPQGIADALTARTTAVTVSAVDFRTGYHLDLAALRDLVGDRLLIVDGIQGFGAVSSQWAAADVLVVGGQKWLRAGWGTGFAVLSDRALDRLEPLVSSWTGAQDPVRFDDLIHSPADGAARWNITNLSPITSGALASALELVESVGVEAIAARITSGVEALAEAVRSAGGRIRAQGPNILTFDMPDVAAAGAALRGAGIAATVRGDHIRLSPHASTSAETVDAVRDVLAR